Within the Montipora foliosa isolate CH-2021 chromosome 11, ASM3666993v2, whole genome shotgun sequence genome, the region GAATGTCAGTTAATGAGCAACACATAGGCGGACGTCCAATATCTTTTCGTTCCTTCCGACTGAGATGTAAATTACACATTTTTGACGTTTTATGTCACTTTAACCGGAAATTTTGAAGAAAGCGGTTTCTTAAACAAAAAACTACGacattttagtattttactagagCAGACGCAGCAATATAACCATTGAAATACTTAACAACTCGATTTGACTTAACTGAGCTAGATATtaattatacatcagactcactatgaaaaatctgattggtcgagagcattcaatcaattcacaatagcttgtgaacttgacatgataaatgtaatatctgctgcagatattacatttatcatgtcaagttcaacgtctgcctggttactaagccccttggagtgttctcctcagaaacaaaatggctgaacgcttcgcttctgtttctgaggatgaattatgcaaaaaatgtataataaaacaattattgaattcggttttcgcatgatatcatgaattatcaaaacctcgtgcctgtgataacacagacctcggttttgataattcatgatatcatgctcaacctcatccaataattgtttattattacagATACCAGTAaaggagagattaatcggcccgtAAACCATGTGTGACAAACCCCTTGAACTACTTGGCTATAGGAAACTATAGTCTCACCTTTGCGAAATGTCGGAAAACTGGCATTTTCGACACATTTGGAAAACTTGCTATTTCTTGTTTTCTAGGCCTTTCTTCAAGCGGTTTTCTGCATAGAACAAATCTACAATGGTTAACCTTTCAATGCATAGCAATAAGGGCtgtaggcgacttgtatttcttaGCTTTCTTATAATGAGCCTCtggaagtttgcctaaaaagaCCGAAAAAGTCGGGCATATTTCAATATATTCTCTTGGTTGCCCTTTGCTAAACGTCGGAAAATCgacattttcgacacttttggaaaactTGTTATTTCTCTTATTCTAGATCTTTTTAAAACGGTTTTCTGCAAAGAACACTGAAATCTACAATAGTGGTGAAACGTCTAATGCATACTATATACCTAATAGCTGTATTTCGTAATTTTGTGAGCCTCTGGAAATTTGCCAAGAAATCGACCACTCTCCCTTCAGCCCCGTTTGCTTAATCTCGGAAAATCgacattttcgacacttttggccAAGAGTTAACATTTCTCTTATTTTTAGGCCATTTTAAAGCAGTTTTTTTGTACAGAACAATTCTGCAATAGTTAAATTTTCAATGCATATCAATTAAGGCTATACGTGAATTGTATTTCCGCATTTTTCGCCTTTAGCAGTTCGTTTAAAAAATGGGCAATTTTTAAGCAAATCTCTTTGAAGTCTAAGGCAATCGTGATTAATGGGGTCTCTCCCCCACTGGATCGTGGAAAGCAGCAGGGGATCACAAACAAATTATTACTCTCTTTTTGGGATATACATATTTCACAAATTctcatgcgttctgtacgtattATCGTATGATTAGTAGTATGCTTTATACCACatgaaaaaaagcaagaaacaaattgcaaaatattagaccatccttttttttatataaaaaacAACACACAAGTAGCCGTCACACCAActatttcctatttttcacaCTTGGTGCTCGTTTATAAAAAAGCCCCGGGAGTTTTCGGTCACACATACATCCCTTCGCATGGTCAAGGAGGGGACATTTTAAGGCTTCAGGTTTTTAGACGATGTGAATGGTAAATTTTCGAATGGTTTATGGTGGTTGAAGACAATTTTATAATGCGGTACTGAGCAAGCCTTTTTTGGTTCGTCTCGGGGAAAGATTGCATGTCGTGCCAAAAGAAGGTCTGCGTGGAGGCTAGTACTGAGTGAACACTAAATTTATCGACTGAGAcaagtgatcctcgcaatttattggacaatttgagcaattagCGTCGTTTTTTCACAGACCCCTGAAAAATTCGTAATTTCGCATTAAATGGTTCCGAGGGAATTAAATAACTTCTACGAGAAAAAGAGAGTTAAATCCCTTTTTGCGTTTAATATGAATTGTCTTGGCGTTTGGCCTTTTCAGTGGTACAATTCTGCTCTCGCCTACTATTGCCTATGGAAAGCCAATTGTAGTATAATATTCAATACcgaaattaaaatttaatcaaTGAATGTCAATTTCAATTTAATGACATTCAATTCAATGACAATTCtatttcaattcaatgaaattcaattatcggtccaaaattttgcataagcattgtttccagtttctcgttggacttacaatggtcccaagagaaaataaaaacaatacttgtgcaaaattttggagggcaaacaaagagtattatggtattttttgaaagtggccgaTTATGCGTTTGCTTTGTCATGCTCAATGCCAAAGTCACCTAAACACGTAGCCATCACTGATATCGTTCAATCAAAATAATGATTTTGTTTCGCTTTTTGGACAAAACGATTCGCTTCATCCTCGAAATCGCTTAAAATGTTGCCATTAACATGAAATTCTCGATCTCTCTGGAATGGATTACAAATACAGTAACTGAGAAATCCCGCTGATCCTTGTCCAAACGTGCCTTCGCCTTCATCCGATAACTCCTCGAGTTTTTTCCACAAGGCTTCTTTGTTAATCATCGAATTGGTTGCTTGGTAAAACATCCTGCTGAGCTGTTTACACTGCTTTTGTGAAAGTCCAGATTCTTCTTGAGCGAGAACCATGTGGATTCGGTCAATCAGAATCGGCAAATTATCCCGCTTAAAGCTGGCAAAGTGGTCGATCAGTTCCTCACGTAAATCTTTCGTAGTCTCACTTTGGGAGTTCTGGAGGCACCATCGCCATTTAGCCCATTTATTAGCCCCTGTTTCAAAAGAAGTCGGTTCGTACAATATGGGCTTAACCTCTTGTTTTGGAATAAGCTTTGCGTCCCAGCAGACAATAAACTTGTGTCCACTCAGATCTGCTCCGCCACACCTAAACGCGAGAGAGTGATGTAAAACTAAACAATTGTTAAGGTTTTCGTAACCTTCCTTTTCGTGGGTGAGCTGTAAGACTTGTATATCTCCAGGATAGTAGCAGGGACTAGGCGCTacaaaaattttcttttctgtCTCAAATTCCTTTTCTTGGTCGTGCAACAGGGTTGGCCGGAAGTAACACTGCGCAGGCGTTAACTTCCCGTAAGGGTCGCAGACGCCAAACACCTTCCTAGACTTGGGAATCAAAATTTTGACATGTGGAACTTCACCCCCTGTTGTCTCTTGTTCAACCCGCATGTGACTCACTTCTTTTTGTAGCAGAGTGgctacttcttcttcttcggacGTTCGGCCCGTAAGCTGCAGGAAATAGTCAATGGAAGCTTTATCATTGCGCATCATATCTTCTAACAGACTGTAATAGTCCGTTTGACGAGTCCTGAGGTCTTCAACTCTCACTCCGCGGGCCACAAGGAGCATGATCAGTTTGGCGTCGAGATATGCGTTTTCGTTTGGCTGGGAATAATCCAAAATGTACACGAAATGGGAATCTGGGATAGTGGGCTGCCTCATTGACTCGTCGGAGTGATCTCGCATAGGATGATGATTGTTGGTGTCTCCTTCTTTCAAGACTAACATCCCTTGGGAACCTTGATAGTGAACTAATAGTGCACTCGGTTCGGGATCGTTGAGTCCTTCAAAACCCTCCTCCCTTATTTTTGATAGAAGCCTACGAGACATAAAGCCATAGCCAAATTTCTTGACTTTTGAAACCTCATCACACTGTTCCTTTGTTAGTTCCACTTGCTGTATAAATGGCGAAAACAATAAGCCAATCTTCTTTGCGCGCACACTTACATTGCTGTCTTCAACAAAGTCACCAAACgtttttaagtggttttgaatttCTTCCTTAGTACCATGCATCATGAAGCACGTTTTCTCTCTAACCTGACTGTCAGAATGACCGAGGAAATTAAAACGCTTCTTGTCACAGAAAATGCCGCTTTTCAAGATACGTTTACAAAAGGCGATGTTTGCCTCTTCCTGCATCTGCGTTTTAAAAGTGACAATCATTATCTCACCACGAAAATCGCGCCCCATTCGATGCTCCAGACACTTAAAAAACCGAGTATTTTCCAGTTTTTTATATCGAAAGCGATTCTTACGCTCGTCTTTGCCAGTAAATTCCACGTGTTTGACTTCGCCTTCTTTAGGAGGAGGAGTGCCCTCGGGAATACTGATGCGAACTTCCATGCCACTATCAGATATTGAAAGACGTCCACTAAGGATTTATGCACCTTTTTTGATAGCTGATAGAATAAGAGAATAAGAGAATTATTTTAGTCTGACCAAAAACTTCAACTATgactttaattaattattaatttattaattttaattatttattaattatttaattattttagcCTGACCAAAAACATCAACCGGCCAAACCCAGGCCCCTTTTCTTCTCCCTTTTCTCTGGTTACCTACAGTTGCATGACCGCCCAAATTTGGATGATTGAGATTGCTTGCGCAGTGGTCTCTTGGGAAGGAATGGGAAGTGAACTCTGCCTTACAGTCCATGACACTATAATGACAACTGGGGTTTGTGAAACGAAGGCTTTCTACATCACGCATGGGATCTTTCCAGTGGCAAGCAGAGTACATGTAATTCACATCCCACAACCTGCAAAGTTTTTGATTTAATTATGTACTGCCGCTCGTGCACACGACGGAAAAGAAGCGAGTCAATGCTAAATGCCACTAAGAGTTGAAGCAGGAGTTTATCGGGGCAGAAAAGCAAAATAAGTCCCACCACaccgttgctatggttacaaATGTTAAATGACGCCAATATCAACAAAATGTACCGCTGCTTTACTATGTAATAGATAGACTTGTTTCTAAGGCCAAGAGCATAAAGAATAAATATATTACATTTAAGCAGATTTCCGCAAAACTCGTGTACAAATGACATAGATACGATGTCTGAGAAAATTGAGGATGGCATTAACGCAATTAAACTGAAAGTGTTTAATTGCGTGGGTTAGGAATTTTGTGCCGAATGAAACATTGGTATATACCTATAATCGCCCTAGTACAACCTCACTTAGACTACTGTAGTGTCGAATAGGGTAATTGGGGAAACGGTTTATTTTTAAGGAAGCCATTTTAAAATGTTCAGATCTGAGCACAGTATTTTTTGACAATCAACAATGAATTCCCAAAACATGAGCACTagagtttttttcattttcgctATGCTAACTATCGCGGCCGAAGAAGTGAGAGAGGAAAACACTGGCAAAACTCAATTACGTTACTCGGTCTTACACGGTGCTGTAGTTTTCAAGAGTTTTGTTAGTAAACTTAAACCTCATCTCAATATTTCAAGATTATTAAAAAGCGTTTATTTACAGCATAGATATAATTCCATCCGTCGATAAGCTATGTATTCGCAAACGATTTGAGAATCGTGTGTTTTGGGGGGGCTGCATTAAGACCCTGTGTAATTTGTATTTGAGAGAGCTTTGCGTGGTAAGAGCGCCAAAGGGAATTCGACCCGAGCTCGGAAAGTCGCTTAGTAGTTACTGACATCACGAAAGAGCAAGGCGAGAAAATTCTATTCCAATAAAAAACCTCACGAAGGGTTTTCGTACTTTGACTTAAAGGGTTCTCGCTGGAGATTCTTACGAATAAAATTAACAGATAatgcttttttttaaacttcaatGTTCGTTGTTGATTATGCTTACGCTAAGCAAATTGGTGGGTTACCAATATCTAGGGCCCCACGGCATGCAGCCAGAAAGCTTATACTCCTTACGAATTGCATCTCATTTTCATACAAAAATCCATACCTTAGTCTATCTTTTCTCGAGACCTTGACCGGCTTGTTTAACTGATGATCGTCTGAagaatttgtttattttgcctTAAGTTGACGGAAACGTTTTCCTAGAAACCCCCGAGGTCAGAAATTTCTAGGAATCAGGGATGATACAATGAATGTCAAATAATGAGCAACACCGTGACATTGGCGGACGTCCAATATCTTTTCGTTCTTTCCCACTGAGATGTAAATTACACATCAGTTTAACATTTATGTTACTTTAATCAGAAATTTTGAACAAAGCAGTttcttcaaaagaaaaaactccGACATTTTAGTATTTTGCTACAACAGACGCAACAATAACCATTGAAATACATAATAACTCGATGAGACCGTGTCTCTTTGACTTAGCTCAGCTAGATATTTACAGATATCAGTAAAGGAGAGATTAAATCGGCCCGTTAACCACGTGTGACAAACCCCTTGACCGACTCGTATCACTGCTattggaattaaaaaaaaaacatggtatTTATTTTACAACTTTTTCTTCGTTTCCCGGCTTCATGTAGCATCTGGAAGGTTGCCtgaaaaatcggccattttcaATGTTTTTCCTTAGTCCTTCCTTTGCTAAATGTCGGAAAAGTGGCATTTTCGACACATCTGGAAAAGTtgccatttcttttttttaggcCTTTCTTCAAGCGGTTTTCTGCATAGAGCAATTCTACAAATGTCAAGCTTTCAATGCATACCAATAAGGGCTATAGGCCACTTGTATTTCTTAATTTGTTGTAGCCTCTGGAAGTTCGCCTAAAAGGACCTAAAAAGTCGGGCGTATTTCAATATATTCTCTTGGTTACCCTTCGCTAAATGTCGGGAAAACTTTCTCTCATTCTAGGTCATTTCAAaacggtttttgcaaagaaCACTGAAATCTACAATAGCGGTTAAACTTCCAATGCATACTATGGGATAGCTGCCGTATTTCCTAATTTCGTGAGCCTCTGGAAATTTGCTAAGAAATCGTCCGTTCTCCCTTCAACTCCCTTTGCTAAATGTCGGAAAATTGACATATTGAAAAACATATTGAAACTCATGTGATATGTGGTAAAACCTTGTTAGTATTATTCATCATGACGTCTGCATTGTAAAGTGATACAACTATTCCTTGCTCTGTAGGTATAAAAAAGAACGGAAAAGAAGGGAACATGTCTAAGGGTTCATTTTGGGCTGACACATTCGGAGAAATAACTTATTAGACGAGATTCAGCGATTTATAAGTGATATCATGCAGAACAAAAGAATACCCTTTGAGCTACAGCAAAGTCTTTCCCTAATTGTTTTGTGAACACACGTCATCACTGTAGTGTCAGACAGCAATCATTATTAATAACACTGATCACTCTTGCGCTGATTTTCGAGGGGACGTAATGAATACTAGTAAAGTGTAAATTCAGCATTGAAGGAGAGGGATGATGAAGAAGAGAATAGCCGATTTTAGGGCTGGAACCAGAACTTGATTAGCTTTGATTACCTGTGGTTAAGTGATTCAGTGGACAACACTGGCAAAACCCAATTACATCACAGAGAATGTTGTAGATTCTCAAGAGTTTTGTTAGTAAACCTCATCTTAATGTTTCAAGATTATCAAATAAAATTCCATCCGGTGGTAAGCTATGCATTCGGAGAAGATTTAAAAATCTTGTGCTTTGGACTGCAGAAAGGCTCTAGAGAAGGCTTTGCGCGGTAACAGCGCCAAAAGGAATTCGACGCGAGCACGGGAAGTCCCTTAATTAATTGCTCCTGACATCACGAGAAAGCAAGTCGAGAAAAACCTCTTCCAATGGAAAACCTCACGGTTTTTGTACTTTGACTAAAAGGGTGTTCGCTGGAGATTCTTACAAATAACGTGAACAGTTGATGGGAATTTCTTAACCAGAGAGAGCATCGCAAAAATGCTCGTTGTTGAATCTGCTTAGCTAAACAAATTGCTGGGTTACCAACATCAAGGGCATCGTCGTAGTCTAAGTCTGTGCTAAGAGGTAATACCTTTGCGTCTCTTCCTACGAATTGGCTCTCATTTTTATACAAAAATCCATACCTTTTAGTTAGTTGATCTTCTCTCGAGACCTTGACCGGCTTGAGAAGAATTTTGTAAACTTGGTTAAAAAACCGATGATCGTCTGAGGAGTTTGTATATTTTACCTTAAGATGACGGAAACGTTTTCCTAGAAACCCCCGAGGTCATACATTTCTAGGAATCAGGGATGATTGACACAATGAATGTCAACTAATGAGCAATACATTGGCAGACGTCCAATATCTTTTCGTTCTTTTCGTCTGAAATGTAAAGTACACATTTTTAATGTTATATGTCATTTTAACCAGAATTTTGAAGAaagcagtttaaaaaaaaaaaaagaaaagaggatTCCGacattttagtattttactacAACGGACGCAGCAATACAACCATTGAAATACTTAATAACTCGACGAGACCGTGTGACTCTCTTTGACTTAGCTGAGCTAGATATTTACAGATACCAGAAaaggagagattaatcggcccgtAAACCATGTGTGACAAACCCCTTGACCTACCTGCGTCACCGCTattggaataaaaaaaacacatttattttACGTTTCCCGGCTTCATGAGGTATCTGGAAGGTTGCCTGAAAAAGTTTTCAATATTTTCCCTTAGTCTTTCCTTTGCCAAATGTCGGAAGATTTTTGACACATTTGGAAAAGTTGCTATTTTATTTCAAGGCCTTTCTTAAAGCAGTTTTCCGCATAgaacaaatctacaatagttaaGCTTTCAAGAGGGTCCCGAAGGGGAGGTACCAATCCCATTTCCCAGCTCAATTTTTTCCAAATCCCATTTCCCAGCTTCCAAATCCCATCCCACTGGCATTATTCAGGAAAATcccagtgttctacataaccagctcttttgttttcagatcgccacttttttaaaattgagaCTGGTTCCACTTTCGAAAACAACCCCGGACGATGTCTCGAATATTCACGGCATGTATAAGGTGGTAATtgaaacttttattttctttgaaggtCAAACCTTAAAACAACATAAAAGGGAACTTTTAAAATTAGATTCCCATTCTTTTTCTTAAATATGTCCTAACAAAAGCATTCTCAACAATACATCTTACAGTACATTTTATAAAATCTTCCATTTCTTTAGTGAAGACATTGTCAGGATTTGGAtataaacaaattgaaaaatatcTATTGTAAATAAATGCCGCAAAATGAGTCCATCTCTATCCATTGTTTCTCCCAGAACTGTGTATTGTTAACCATGTAATGAGCAGAATACTCACGTGATGTTCTCTAGTAGAGAATCACTTGTTTGGAATAAGCAACTTTGTTCGGGACGTTCATCGCTTGCCAAAATTTTTTCTTGCTTCTCTGTAGGCTAGAAATACGCATTGATTTTCTTCGGTTGTTTATTAGGAATCGGCGGATTACAATTATGAACTCGCCGGGAGTATTTTAGGTGACCTGCAGCAGTCCTTTTATATTTGTCCAATTTTGGAGATTTCCCACAGCGTAGGCATTTAATTCTTTTACCATTTTTCGACAGCCCCGTGTCGTTTGTCTGTATCAGCAATTCTCACAACCTCAGATGCGTTTtgacaaattttcttgtttgacAATCCCAGAGTCAGTGGATCAGTTTATTTGCGATATTTTCCTGCGGCCAGAGTTGCTTTCCTAATGAGGTACATGACTGTGGGGCTTCCGTTTCTGGCACGCTTGGCGATTTCTGTTTAAACACGATATTTACAGCCTTTCTGAAGCATGACATGGTGTTGAATCACcttgacagacaaagaaatgcaCGAAGCCTTCTGgaacatttccatttccaatTGTTCTTTAGTCCTAAGTACAAAGGGGGCTTCTCGTGAGCTTCCTCCTTCAATGAAATCAATGTAAAACACTTTCAGGGCAAAATCTGCAAATCCTCTGCATCTACTCGGTTCATCTATGCCACACACACATTGTACGAATATTTTTCTCCACCTGGGTTACTGAACAGTCCAACAGTAATTCTAGTTTACAGTTCTCGGTGTGAATAACAACATTTTGAGCAGAAATATACTTGATATCCACAACAACGCTGCGAGTTCTGCACGACGATCCATCTGCGCCGCCATGTTGCTTGTAGACAAGCGGATACGCATGCTCAGAGACTTTGGCTTGGTTGCACCGCTGTGCACAGTCTGCTGTTTGTCGGACTACGAGGGTCTAtgagtagggagcttaagcacgcgcgtttttgagacgcggacagtaaccggaagtgagctgttttcccttttaacttgtcttcacacaaccacaagctaagtatcttttctccatttgagatgattagtataaaaatctgggagacatcaCTGTcgtggcacgcgaaatgttctcttccggttgccgtccgcttctcaaaaacgcgcgtgcttaagctccctatatcAAAGATCGTTGATCGCAAGACAATTAAGGGCAAGATATGGGCACTTAAATATTAAATAACGTTAACTTTTCGGAAGTTTTCCAAACTAAGGGAATTAGTTAATCATACACTGAACAAGCTTAAAGACAATTATCCCATTCCCATTTCAGTTCTCTTTTCCCAATTCCCAGTGAGCAAATCCCAGTCCTAGGGACTCAATTCCAATTTTCCAGGGAACTCTTCAGGACCCTCTTTCAATGCATACCAATGAGGGCTATAGGCGACTTGTATCTCTTAGCCTTTTTTGGCCTCTTgaagtttgcctaaaaagtcgggcatatttaacaattattcgccgaaggcgaagtgattatcggttaatattcaccgagacgaagtcgaggtgaatattcaccgataatcactgagcctgaggtgaataattgttttagtataaatacacaggtgattatttcaaaagagagaaaaaaaaaacatttcaacgcgaaatcatcttcacttacagtggcaaaactactactggcagccattttgtccgtcgaggtgattatcggctgataatccgagatagcgagccaatgagagggcgcgattttgtataatcacctgtgtgtttatactaattcaatttattattcaacacattgtgacaatgtccaaatatggtcatagcgcgcgcAATGTTCGTCGTGGTTACTCAAcagatatacgtaattttgtgtgtcgcggagaaaaatattataatggtagtttttccagcttttttcccaataaacgtagaaaattgtgctttgtcatcaatgtgttgaatattaaaacaattatcctgctcaatcttgcggaatatcgcctgattttatcAAGATATATTTTGCgggatttcgcaggataattgttaaatattctctTGGTTGCCCTTTGCTAAATGTCGGAAAATCGACATATTCGACACTTATGGAAAACTTGCCATTTCTCTTACTTTAGGTCTTTTTTAAACGGTTTTCTGCAAAGAACACTGAAATTCCAATGCATACTATGGAAATTTGCAAAGAAATCGGCCATTCTCTCTTCTATGCTTCAATAACCCTCTTTGCTAAATCTCGGAAAGTCgacattttcaacacttttggcCAAGACTTAacatttattttagttttaagcCTTTTTAAAAGCGGCTTTTTGTACAGAACAATTCTGCAATATTTAAAGTTTCAATGCATACTAATTAAGGCTATAGGTGAATTGTATTTCCGAGTTTTTTGCCTTTAGACGTTCGTTTGAGTCTAAGGTATTCGTGATTAATTACGAATGGCTTACGGGTCTATTCATCTCTCCCCCACTGGATCGACAGTAGCAGGGGACcccaaacaattttttctctcttttttgggTTATACATAtttcacaaatacgcatgcgttctgtacgttcGATCGTATAATTAGTAGTATGCTTTATACCACATGAAGAAAAGCaagacaaaaattgcaaaatattaGATCaccctttttaaaaataaaaaaaaattacacaaatAGCGGTCACACTAAAaatttcctatttttcacaCTTGGTGCTCGTGTATCTAAAGGCCCCGGGATTTCTAGGTCACACAGACACCTCCTTGCATCGTCAAAGAGGTGACATTTCCACGTTTGAGACTTTGTAAgaagtttttcgttttgtcttGTCTTAAATTGTTCAAAAACTTCAGGTTTTTAGAAGAAATGGATAGTAAATTCTCGAATGGCTTATGGCAGTTTAAGACAATAACGCGGTCCTCTTCATGTCCTCTCCTCATTTTGCGCGCCGTAACAAGGTTAGAAAGCGAATCGTATTGAGCCTGTTGTAACAAATCAATGATAGCTTTGTGGTGACACAGACATCGGAAGAATCCGATCTTATTACATGCAGTGGGATGCCATACAGAGACCacgtcttaaggacgttcgcgcgaaatttttctaacattgatttttttctgaaaattttaccattgaaagatcaTGAGTTAGCGacgtcagaaatgtaaaaaaaatggggggtcaccgacttcgttttggaaaTAACATGCCCAGAAGAACACCAAAATCTGAGTAAATCGGGCTTCGTTGGCGAAGAAGACCACAGTAGCTGCAAGTCCCAAAATATTGCAAATTAGCGCTTTGAAGGGAAatgttctctgccaaatatGGTTTAAATGGACCTTTTAAGCGAATTTAGTCAGCTGGTGAGGTTCctcaaagaacaagttcgcatttaacGACAatagtttcacgcgccttgcagccgcaaaatGGCAGGATTCTATGTCCCGT harbors:
- the LOC137976498 gene encoding uncharacterized protein, whose amino-acid sequence is MEVRISIPEGTPPPKEGEVKHVEFTGKDERKNRFRYKKLENTRFFKCLEHRMGRDFRGEIMIVTFKTQMQEEANIAFCKRILKSGIFCDKKRFNFLGHSDSQVREKTCFMMHGTKEEIQNHLKTFGDFVEDSNVSVRAKKIGLLFSPFIQQVELTKEQCDEVSKVKKFGYGFMSRRLLSKIREEGFEGLNDPEPSALLVHYQGSQGMLVLKEGDTNNHHPMRDHSDESMRQPTIPDSHFVYILDYSQPNENAYLDAKLIMLLVARGVRVEDLRTRQTDYYSLLEDMMRNDKASIDYFLQLTGRTSEEEEVATLLQKEVSHMRVEQETTGGEVPHVKILIPKSRKVFGVCDPYGKLTPAQCYFRPTLLHDQEKEFETEKKIFVAPSPCYYPGDIQVLQLTHEKEGYENLNNCLVLHHSLAFRCGGADLSGHKFIVCWDAKLIPKQEVKPILYEPTSFETGANKWAKWRWCLQNSQSETTKDLREELIDHFASFKRDNLPILIDRIHMVLAQEESGLSQKQCKQLSRMFYQATNSMINKEALWKKLEELSDEGEGTFGQGSAGFLSYCICNPFQRDREFHVNGNILSDFEDEANRFVQKAKQNHYFD